A single window of Salvia splendens isolate huo1 chromosome 8, SspV2, whole genome shotgun sequence DNA harbors:
- the LOC121746180 gene encoding dnaJ protein homolog produces the protein MFGRGAPKKSDNSRYYEILGVPKTASPEDLKKAYKKAAIKNHPDKGGDPEKFKELAHAYEVLSDPEKREIYDQYGEDALKEGMGGGGGMHDPFDIFSSFFGGSPFGGGGSSRGRRQRRGEDVVHPLKVSLEELYLGTTKKLSLSRNVICSKCSGKGSKSGASMKCSGCQGSGMKVSIRQLGPGMIQQMQHPCNDCKGTGETISDKDRCSQCKGEKVVQEKKVLEVHVEKGMQNGQKITFPGEADEAPDTVTGDIVFVLQQKEHPKFKRKSDDLFTEHSLSLTEALCGFQFILSHLDGRQLLIKSHPGEVVKPNSYKAINDEGMPMYQRPFMKGKLYIHFNVDFPESLAPEQVAALEKILPARPQSQLTDMEIDECEETTLHDVNIEEEARRRAAAQHQEAYDEDDEDMHGGGQRVQCAQQ, from the exons ATGTTTGGGAGAGGCGCGCCGAAGAAGAGCGACAATTCGAGGTATTATGAGATTCTCGGGGTGCCTAAGACGGCGTCGCCAGAGGATTTGAAGAAGGCGTATAAGAAAGCTGCGATTAAGAACCATCCTGATAAGGGCGGTGACCCTGAGAAG TTCAAGGAGCTTGCTCATGCTTATGAGGTGCTAAGTGATCCCGAGAAACGTGAAATCTATGACCAGTATGGTGAGGATGCACTCAAGGAAGGAATGGGTGGAGGAGGCGGCATGCACGACCCATTCGATATATTCTCCTCATTCTTTGGCGGGAGCCCATTTGGAG GTGGTGGTAGCAGTAGAGGAAGAAGGCAAAGAAGGGGGGAAGATGTAGTGCATCCATTGAAGGTGTCTCTTGAGGAGCTCTATCTTGGTACAACGAAGAAGCTCTCTCTGTCACGCAATGTTATTTGTTCCAAGTGTAGTGG TAAGGGATCGAAATCAGGAGCTTCCATGAAATGCTCAGGCTGTCAAGGAAGTGGTATGAAGGTCTCCATCAGGCAACTTGGCCCTGGCATGATTCAGCAGATGCAGCACCCGTGCAATGACTGCAAAGGTACGGGAGAAACCATCAGTGATAAAGATCGGTGCAGCCAGTGCAAGGGTGAGAAGGTTGTCCAGGAGAAGAAAGTCTTGGAAGTCCATGTTGAGAAGGGAATGCAGAATGGACAGAAGATCACTTTCCCAGGAGAAGCTGATGAGGCG CCTGATACTGTTACCGGAGATATAGTCTTCGTGCTCCAACAGAAGGAGCATCCCAAGTTCAAGAGAAAGAGCGAcgacctcttcaccgagcacTCACTGTCCCTTACCGAGGCCCTCTGTGGTTTTCAGTTTATCCTGTCTCACCTAGACGGCAGACAGCTCCTCATCAAGTCCCACCCAGGAGAAGTTGTGAAGCCTA ATTCATACAAGGCAATCAACGACGAAGGAATGCCAATGTACCAGAGGCCCTTCATGAAGGGCAAGCTCTACATCCATTTCAACGTTGATTTCCCAGAATCCCTCGCGCCAGAGCAGGTTGCTGCCTTGGAGAAGATCCTCCCTGCAAGGCCGCAATCCCAGCTGACCGACATGGAGATTGATGAGTGCGAGGAGACGACTCTCCACGATGTCAACATCGAGGAGGAAGCCCGGAGGAGGGCTGCGGCCCAGCACCAGGAGGCATATGATGAGGATGACGAGGACATGCACGGTGGGGGACAGAGGGTTCAATGCGCCCAGCAGTGA
- the LOC121745439 gene encoding probable receptor-like protein kinase At1g49730: MGTDNMILKIKLLLLALFHLRSQPSPPVLLKRYSYRDIKKATDGFRRVFGNSPHEASYKAKFQNGRVGVVREVKLLDEDDDSFSKEVRLLGRLHHRHIVALYGFSTGPKRFLVFENMERGSLKEHLSDPLKTPLNWRTRLKIAVGIAAALEYLQFFCDPPVYRVSISSSTIMLDENFTPKISDISLSASAENPTSSRCQEECIFQLGLVILELITGQSSDKGGVDLAQWVQEPRFLRSIHKMIDPDLGNSYDPRELNGLLNVARLCIRSVDKTRVYTPQILWYLQKKIGISRK, from the exons ATGGGCACCGACAATATGATTCTCAAGATCAAGCTGCTGCTTCTTGCTCTGTTTCACCTCCGATCCCAACCCA GTCCGCCTGTCCTGCTGAAACGCTACTCGTATAGAGATATAAAGAAGGCCACAGATGGATTTAGGAGAGTTTTCGGTAACTCGCCTCATGAGGCGTCTTACAAGGCCAAGTTTCAGAATGGCCGTGTCGGGGTAGTGAGAGAGGTCAAGTTGTTGGATGAAGACGATGATTCCTTCTCAAAGGAAGTCCGCCTCTTGGGGCGTCTGCACCACCGCCACATTGTGGCGCTTTATGGCTTCTCGACTGGACCTAAGCG GTTCCTAGTGTTCGAAAACATGGAAAGAGGAAGCTTAAAGGAGCATCTTTCTG ATCCATTGAAGACTCCCTTGAACTGGCGAACGAGGCTCAAGATAGCCGTTGGCATCGCTGCTGCATTG GAATATCTGCAGTTTTTCTGCGATCCACCAGTTTATCGCGTCTCTATAAGCTCAAGCACGATAATGTTGGACGAAAACTTCACCCCAAAG ATCTCAGACATTAGCCTATCTGCTTCTGCTGAAAATCCAACCTCATCCCGTTGTCAAGAAG AATGCATCTTCCAACTGGGACTGGTGATCTTGGAGCTGATCACGGGGCAGTCATCGGACAAGGGTGGTGTCGACTTGGCACAGTGGGTTCAAGAACCGCGTTTCTTGAGATCGATACACAAGATGATTGATCCTGATCTTGGCAATAGCTATGATCCAAGAGAGCTCAATGGCCTTCTCAATGTTGCAAGATTGTGCATAAGATCTGTAGATAAGACTAGAGTATACACACCTCAAATTTTGTGGTATTTGCAGAAAAAAATAGGGATctcaagaaaatga
- the LOC121742916 gene encoding methyl-CpG-binding domain-containing protein 10-like, which yields MASEEAGHHDDVVPVDLPAPAGWSKKFTPKKSSIPQRNDVVFVSPTGEEIKSKRQLEQYLKSHPGGPSASEFDWSKGDTPRRSARLSEKSKEVAATPTSQSPKKKQKRSATKAAAVEKSNADAEEEEATGEKDATAEETKDPLEEDLIAGSEDAQKKPDTEESPAGVEDPNNASTVVQEPKADESKEAPDAKNNGAEDAASGGKDTLDTAPGAEEAKVDTEVGLSDTKEKEVDEKEEAVLKEAATGS from the exons ATGGCGAGTGAAGAAGCTGGTCACCACGACGACGTCGTTCCTGTTGACCTCCCCGCTCCCGCCGGCTGGTCAAAGAAG TTTACTCCAAAGAAAAGCAGCATCCCTCAAAGGAATGACGTTGTTTTCGTATCTCCGACTGGAGAGGAGATCAAGAGTAAGAGACAGCTGGAGCAGTACCTCAAGTCTCATCCTGGAGGGCCTTCTGCCTCTGAATTCGACTGGAGTAAAG GTGATACTCCTAGGCGTTCTGCGAGATTGAGTGAGAAATCTAAGGAAGTTGCTGCCACCCCTACAAGTCAATCACCCAAGAAAAAGCAAAAGAGATccgccacaaaggcggcggccgtGGAGAAGAGCAATGCTGACGCAGAAGAGGAAGAAGCCACTGGTGAGAAAGATGCTACAGCTGAAGAAACTAAAGACCCTCTAGAGGAAGACCTTATTGCAGGAAGCGAAGATGCACAGAAGAAACCAGACACGGAGGAATCTCCAGCCGGTGTTGAGGATCCCAACAACGCCTCTACCGTCGTGCAGGAGCCAAAGGCAGACGAATCTAAGGAGGCGCCTGATGCTAAGAACAACGGAGCTGAAGACGCAGCAAGCGGTGGAAAGGACACTCTGGATACAGCGCCAGGCGCTGAAGAGGCAAAGGTGGATACGGAGGTGGGTCTTTCGGATACGAAGGAGAAAGAAGTAGACGAGAAGGAGGAGGCGGTGTTGAAAGAGGCCGCAACAGGTAGTTGA
- the LOC121743399 gene encoding protein IQ-DOMAIN 5-like isoform X1: protein MLRCSSKMGAPRRWINKLLGLKKSEKIASSEKENKPGSAGKINKSKPSVEPEKGRYGNESKENVETDFEDANWQWEMEHSGPPSTSHQEKNAARLSEDRPVQKYAAQQQPREDWREEWMGAYAKEGNFTSAPDSPNSPEEQTAGEQLEDDGTEGWATPDVRYMFEPDADPVSPHSSSPEVEDANFMSDLDASNFEEWANICMQNAVRGYVGQYETKTRQRMNEEWAAICIQAVYRGFRTRRAFRAVKGLTRLQALVNGHTLKRQTSIALRCIQALVKVQAHSRAKHAGSTLENQSVQKKLMQQLEVEAPAKKPGVLPYTQNGWCDKAGSAAEIRARWRKRQEAAAKREKARTYALARQWQAGIRQQPQQQQQKQQQHEKEQEATPTGVPTVKTEWGWKWLDRWMSVRPWEMDFFDDTSLRDGMKSPTSERFALVDAPTSRLTERKPLSSTGNGKPMPRFNITIEKSPSARRLATGLETPISPVSSRSPRTPVKNSAPSRPGLGSRSFSTPRERSSLSDFQDKKRLSLPGPMHGARLLAQTAVNSPRIQSPRTPQKLGGSRSNDVKSSKLSH, encoded by the exons ATGTTGCGTTG CTCTAGCAAGATGGGTGCTCCAAGGAGATGGATCAATAAATTGCTTGGTTTGAAGAAATCAGAGAAAATAGCATCTTCCGAGAAGGAAAAT AAACCAGGAAGTGCTGGCAAGATCAACAAAAGCAAGCCCTCTGTTGAGCCTGAGAAAGGCAGATATGGGAATGAGTCAAAAGAGAATGTGGAAACAGATTTTGAAGATGCAAACTGGCAATGGGAGATGGAGCATTCTGGCCCGCCTTCCACTTCACATCAGGAGAAAAACGCAGCTCGACTCTCAGAGGATCGGCCCGTGCAGAAATATGCAGCTCAGCAGCAACCTCGGGAGGATTGGAGAGAGGAATGGATGGGTGCATATGCCAAGGAAGGCAACTTCACATCAGCTCCGGATTCACCAAACTCACCCGAGGAGCAAACTGCAGGTGAACAGCTTGAAGATGATGGAACGGAAGGATGGGCTACACCGGATGTGAGATACATGTTCGAACCAGATGCTGATCCAGTTAGTCCACATTCCAGCTCACCAGAAGTGGAAGATGCAAACTTCATGTCAGATCTCGATGCATCTAATTTCGAGGAATGGGCAAACATATGTATGCAAAACGCCGTTAGAGGTTATGTG GGGCAATACGAAACTAAAACTCGACAGCGTATGAATGAAGAATGGGCTGCCATATGCATCCAAGCTGTTTATAGAGGATTCAGG ACTAGACGAGCCTTTCGTGCGGTAAAAGGACTGACGCGGCTTCAAGCTCTagtgaatggtcatactctgaAAAGGCAAACTTCCATCGCCCTACGCTGTATTCAAGCTTTAGTAAAGGTTCAGGCCCATTCCCGAGCAAAGCATGCCGGCTCTACATTAGAGAATCAATCAGTACAAAAGAAGCTAATGCAACAGCTTGAAGTTGAGGCTCCAGCTAAAAAACCTGGA GTTTTACCGTACACCCAGAATGGGTGGTGTGACAAGGCTGGCTCTGCTGCTGAAATCCGAGCAAGGTGGAGGAAAAGGCAGGAGGCCGCTGCTAAGCGCGAAAAAGCACGAACATATGCTTTGGCTCGTCAG TGGCAGGCCGGGATAAGGCAGCAGCCGCAGCAACAGCAACAGAAACAACAGCAGCACGAGAAGGAGCAAGAGGCAACACCTACTGGTGTCCCCACAGTGAAAACTGAGTGGGGCTGGAAATGGTTGGACAGGTGGATGTCTGTTCGCCCATGGGAAATGGACTTCTTTGACGACACTAGTCTTAGAGATGGAATGAAGAGTCCTACAAGCGAACGGTTTGCTCTAGTGGATGCACCAACATCTCGATTGACAGAGAGAAAGCCATTGTCAAGTACTGGCAACGGAAAACCCATGCCTCGTTTCAACATCACCATTGAGAAAAGTCCTTCAGCGAGGAGGTTAGCCACTGGTCTGGAAACTCCCATCTCACCTGTTTCAAGTAGGAGTCCCAGAACACCTGTAAAAAACTCAGCTCCCTCGAGGCCAGGTCTTGGTTCTAGATCGTTCAGTACTCCTAGAGAGCGTTCCAGCCTTTCGGATTTTCAAGACAAGAAGCGATTGTCTCTGCCTG GGCCTATGCATGGAGCTAGGCTTCTCGCGCAAACTGCTGTCAACAGCCCCCGGATTCAAAGTCCTCGTACTCCCCAGAAACTCGGGGGCTCCAGAAGCAACGATGTCAAGTCCTCAAAGCTCAGCCACTAG
- the LOC121743399 gene encoding protein IQ-DOMAIN 5-like isoform X2, with product MGAPRRWINKLLGLKKSEKIASSEKENKPGSAGKINKSKPSVEPEKGRYGNESKENVETDFEDANWQWEMEHSGPPSTSHQEKNAARLSEDRPVQKYAAQQQPREDWREEWMGAYAKEGNFTSAPDSPNSPEEQTAGEQLEDDGTEGWATPDVRYMFEPDADPVSPHSSSPEVEDANFMSDLDASNFEEWANICMQNAVRGYVGQYETKTRQRMNEEWAAICIQAVYRGFRTRRAFRAVKGLTRLQALVNGHTLKRQTSIALRCIQALVKVQAHSRAKHAGSTLENQSVQKKLMQQLEVEAPAKKPGVLPYTQNGWCDKAGSAAEIRARWRKRQEAAAKREKARTYALARQWQAGIRQQPQQQQQKQQQHEKEQEATPTGVPTVKTEWGWKWLDRWMSVRPWEMDFFDDTSLRDGMKSPTSERFALVDAPTSRLTERKPLSSTGNGKPMPRFNITIEKSPSARRLATGLETPISPVSSRSPRTPVKNSAPSRPGLGSRSFSTPRERSSLSDFQDKKRLSLPGPMHGARLLAQTAVNSPRIQSPRTPQKLGGSRSNDVKSSKLSH from the exons ATGGGTGCTCCAAGGAGATGGATCAATAAATTGCTTGGTTTGAAGAAATCAGAGAAAATAGCATCTTCCGAGAAGGAAAAT AAACCAGGAAGTGCTGGCAAGATCAACAAAAGCAAGCCCTCTGTTGAGCCTGAGAAAGGCAGATATGGGAATGAGTCAAAAGAGAATGTGGAAACAGATTTTGAAGATGCAAACTGGCAATGGGAGATGGAGCATTCTGGCCCGCCTTCCACTTCACATCAGGAGAAAAACGCAGCTCGACTCTCAGAGGATCGGCCCGTGCAGAAATATGCAGCTCAGCAGCAACCTCGGGAGGATTGGAGAGAGGAATGGATGGGTGCATATGCCAAGGAAGGCAACTTCACATCAGCTCCGGATTCACCAAACTCACCCGAGGAGCAAACTGCAGGTGAACAGCTTGAAGATGATGGAACGGAAGGATGGGCTACACCGGATGTGAGATACATGTTCGAACCAGATGCTGATCCAGTTAGTCCACATTCCAGCTCACCAGAAGTGGAAGATGCAAACTTCATGTCAGATCTCGATGCATCTAATTTCGAGGAATGGGCAAACATATGTATGCAAAACGCCGTTAGAGGTTATGTG GGGCAATACGAAACTAAAACTCGACAGCGTATGAATGAAGAATGGGCTGCCATATGCATCCAAGCTGTTTATAGAGGATTCAGG ACTAGACGAGCCTTTCGTGCGGTAAAAGGACTGACGCGGCTTCAAGCTCTagtgaatggtcatactctgaAAAGGCAAACTTCCATCGCCCTACGCTGTATTCAAGCTTTAGTAAAGGTTCAGGCCCATTCCCGAGCAAAGCATGCCGGCTCTACATTAGAGAATCAATCAGTACAAAAGAAGCTAATGCAACAGCTTGAAGTTGAGGCTCCAGCTAAAAAACCTGGA GTTTTACCGTACACCCAGAATGGGTGGTGTGACAAGGCTGGCTCTGCTGCTGAAATCCGAGCAAGGTGGAGGAAAAGGCAGGAGGCCGCTGCTAAGCGCGAAAAAGCACGAACATATGCTTTGGCTCGTCAG TGGCAGGCCGGGATAAGGCAGCAGCCGCAGCAACAGCAACAGAAACAACAGCAGCACGAGAAGGAGCAAGAGGCAACACCTACTGGTGTCCCCACAGTGAAAACTGAGTGGGGCTGGAAATGGTTGGACAGGTGGATGTCTGTTCGCCCATGGGAAATGGACTTCTTTGACGACACTAGTCTTAGAGATGGAATGAAGAGTCCTACAAGCGAACGGTTTGCTCTAGTGGATGCACCAACATCTCGATTGACAGAGAGAAAGCCATTGTCAAGTACTGGCAACGGAAAACCCATGCCTCGTTTCAACATCACCATTGAGAAAAGTCCTTCAGCGAGGAGGTTAGCCACTGGTCTGGAAACTCCCATCTCACCTGTTTCAAGTAGGAGTCCCAGAACACCTGTAAAAAACTCAGCTCCCTCGAGGCCAGGTCTTGGTTCTAGATCGTTCAGTACTCCTAGAGAGCGTTCCAGCCTTTCGGATTTTCAAGACAAGAAGCGATTGTCTCTGCCTG GGCCTATGCATGGAGCTAGGCTTCTCGCGCAAACTGCTGTCAACAGCCCCCGGATTCAAAGTCCTCGTACTCCCCAGAAACTCGGGGGCTCCAGAAGCAACGATGTCAAGTCCTCAAAGCTCAGCCACTAG
- the LOC121744971 gene encoding glycosyltransferase BC10-like: MAISSTSSPLVPALILLLSLPVLFFFLAPRILPPRQISISAPDELDDLSLFHKAIAMDSANFSRRLPAARSHLSAGLRRPKIAFLFLTNSDLHFAPLWERFFSNATRKHYNIYIHADPLVKIAPFEGVFKDRLIPSKRTQRSSPTLISAARRLLATAMLDDPSNAYFALISQHCVPLHSFNYLYNFLFDLGRLSRNLEFSSYIEILDNESNLWDRYNARGRSVMLPEVNFDQFRVGSQFFVLTRKHALMVIKDRELWLKFKLPCLNVECCYPEEHYFPTLLSMQDPNGCNHYTLTRVNWTDSHNGHPHTYHPPELSADLIHTLRESNLSYSHMFARKFSPDCLQPLMDMADEVIFKD, translated from the coding sequence ATGGCGATTTCCTCAACTTCATCGCCGCTGGTCCCCGCCCTaatcctcctcctctctctaccagtcctcttcttcttcctcgctCCTCGAATCCTGCCGCCGCGCCAAATCTCCATCTCCGCCCCGGACGAGCTCGACGACCTCTCCCTCTTTCACAAGGCCATCGCCATGGACTCCGCCAATTTCTCCCGCCGCCTCCCCGCCGCCAGATCGCACCTCTCCGCTGGCCTCCGCCGCCCTAAAATCGCCTTCCTCTTCCTCACCAACTCCGACCTCCATTTCGCCCCACTCTGGGAGCGATTCTTCTCCAATGCCACTCGCAAGCACTACAACATCTACATCCACGCCGACCCCTTGGTCAAAATCGCCCCCTTCGAAGGCGTATTCAAGGATAGGCTCATCCCCTCCAAGCGAACCCAGCGATCCTCGCCGACTCTCATCTCCGCCGCGCGCCGCCTCCTCGCGACGGCGATGCTCGACGATCCGTCCAACGCCTACTTCGCCCTGATCTCGCAGCACTGTGTCCCGCTCCACTCGTTCAACTACCTCTACAATTTCCTCTTCGATTTAGGCAGGTTGTCGCGGAACTTGGAGTTCTCGAGCTACATTGAGATTCTCGACAACGAATCGAATCTATGGGATCGGTACAACGCTAGGGGACGGAGTGTGATGCTCCCCGAGGTCAATTTCGATCAATTCCGCGTTGGATCGCAGTTTTTTGTGCTCACACGAAAGCACGCCTTGATGGTGATCAAGGACAGGGAGCTGTGGCTGAAGTTCAAGCTCCCTTGCTTGAATGTGGAGTGTTGTTATCCAGAAGAGCATTATTTTCCCACGCTTTTGTCAATGCAGGATCCCAATGGCTGCAACCACTATACACTGACGAGGGTTAATTGGACGGATAGCCACAATGGCCATCCCCACACTTATCACCCTCCCGAGTTGTCGGCTGATCTAATTCACACTCTCAGGGAGTCGAATTTGAGCTATTCACATATGTTCGCGAGGAAATTCTCGCCTGATTGCTTACAGCCTCTGATGGATATGGCGGATGAGGTTATCTTCAAGGACTAA